Proteins encoded in a region of the Diabrotica virgifera virgifera chromosome 4, PGI_DIABVI_V3a genome:
- the LOC114334097 gene encoding glycosylphosphatidylinositol anchor attachment 1 protein has protein sequence MGLLTDPTTGQGKYVKWLLKYYSKLCFLLYISGVIWFCTLAYPTMNASTYFSENALLPGLVKSQFHEDREALRYNEELQDEMKKYEDSIPYPWIIAKFKQIGLDAYIHNFTLTSPFNRNEKFSGKNIYGILRAPRGASTEALVLSTPYRPSTSVHPPTGPSIAIMLAFAKYANREKYWAKDIIFLITEHEQLGIQAWLEAYYGVSCGSEEVLDHGDLRGRGGAIQAAINLELHSEKIGQMDIKIEGLNGQLPNLDLFNLASKMCAKEGVYQTFKNKGPRYSRDPVKEWWNYFKNLLSMMATQASGIPNGNHGLFHRFGIQALTLEGFERSRTKSNNKIMMVGIGRVIEGIFRSLNNLLERFHQSFFFYLLPSSERYISISLYIPSVCLMAGTMFIKACARWFNLQKSPEEEKKANPKSVVRVDRIIIIFLMTHFFGILISNLPQYVPLLTGYDKNTTIFYSLLGSSGLLLLLPLFIGLRKCRESMELLNVLAMLELGTALICISMNNFSLGLFCATILIPIALLINPSACRLCSIVQKLLWLLVHPITILTAVVAVNSYLMFPEEGAKELSNRAWDATQKSILYGIVDSMIYGNWLYTVVTNIFLPNWLCFWIVSFSKGSSDTNKEKKD, from the exons ATGGGGTTACTTACAGATCCCACTACCGGCCAAGGCAAATATGTAAAATGGCTTTTGAAATATTACAGCAAGCTATGTTTTTTGCTTTATATCTCTGGTGTCATTTGGTTTTGTACCTTAGCTTACCCTACAATGAATGCCAGCACATATTTCTCTGAAAACGCTCTATTGCCAGGCTTAGTTAAATCCCAATTTCACGAAGACAGAGAAGCATTAAGATACAACGAAGAATTACAAGACGAAATGAAGAAATATGAAGATTCCATACCATATCCCTGGATTATAGCAAAATTCAAACAGATTGGTTTAGatgcatacatacataattttactCTTACTTCGCCTTTTAACCgaaatgaaaaattttcaggaaaaaaCATATATGGGATTCTAAGGGCACCCAGAGGTGCCAGCACTGAGGCACTAGTTTTAAGTACTCCTTACAGACCAAGCACTAGTGTACATCCTCCTACAGGCCCATCCATAGCTATTATGTTAGCGTTTGCAAAATATGCCAACA GAGAGAAATATTGGGCAAAAGATATAATATTTTTGATCACTGAACATGAGCAGTTAGGAATCCAGGCCTGGTTAGAGGCATACTATGGAGTCAGTTGCGGAAGTGAAGAAGTTTTAGATCATGGTGATCTCAGAGGCAGAGGTGGAGCTATTCAGGCTGCTATTAATTTAGAATTACATAGTGAAAAAATTG GACAAATGGATATAAAAATAGAAGGTTTAAATGGGCAGCTACCAAACTTAGATCTCTTCAATTTGGCCTCAAAAATGTGTGCCAAAGAAGGTGTTTATCAAACATTCAAGAATAAAGGACCAAGGTACTCCAGAGATCCAGTTAAAGAATGGTGGAACTACTTCAAGAACCTATTATCGATGATGGCTACACAAGCTAGTGGA ATTCCCAATGGCAACCATGGTCTGTTTCACAGATTTGGTATCCAAGCCTTAACATTAGAAGGATTTGAGAGGTCCAGAACAAagtcaaataataaaataatgatggtTGGCATCGGCAGAGTAATAGAAGGGATTTTCCGAAGCTTAAATAATTTGTTGGAGAGGTTTCATCAAAGTTTCTTCTTTTATTTGTTGCCTTCTTCTGAACGATATATCTCCATAA GTCTTTACATTCCATCTGTTTGTTTAATGGCTGGAACCATGTTCATCAAAGCATGTGCTAGATGGTTCAACTTACAAAAATCAccagaagaagagaaaaaagCCAATCCCAAATCCGTAGTACGTGTAGACAGAATAATCATTATCTTCCTGATGACTCACTTCTTCGGaatattaatttcaaatttaccGCAATATGTACCACTTCTAACGGGCTACGATAAGAACACAACAATTTTTTACTCACTGCTGGGATCATCAGGACTTCTCTTACTCTTACCGTTGTTCATTGGATTAAGAAAATGCAGGGAAAGCATGGAACTACTCAATGTTTTAGCGATGTTGGAGTTAGGAACAGCATTGATTTGCATTTCGATGAATAACTTTTCTTTGGGATTGTTTTGTGCTACTATTTTGATACCGATAGCACTTCTTATTAATCCATCGGCTTGTAG GTTGTGTTCGATAGTCCAGAAGCTGTTGTGGCTTCTAGTTCATCCGATAACAATTTTAACAGCCGTCGTAGCAGTGAATTCATACCTAATGTTTCCCGAAGAAGGAGCCAAGGAGCTGTCGAATCGAGCATGGGATGCTACTCAGAAATCAATATTGTACGGAATAGTTGATTCCATGATTTATGGTAACTGGCTTTATACTGTCGTTACAAACATATTTTTGCCCAATTGGTTATGTTTCTGGATTGTTTCCTTTAGCAAAGGATCATCAGATACGAATAAAGAGAAGAAAGACTAG